One genomic window of Flexivirga oryzae includes the following:
- a CDS encoding CynX/NimT family MFS transporter, which translates to MAALDESPPASAAERPLDGTAALMAALGIMLVAANLRPAVVSVSPLIDTISDSFGFSSSTAGLLTTLPVLFFGIAAPVAPRLAHRFGIERTIFASLAVLVAGIALRLVPSAGALFGGSVLIGAGIGVCNVVLPALIKRDFAHRSGLMTGLYSMTLSGGAAVAAGLTVPIDHALGGDWRLTLAAWGLLVVVSMVQWLPQLRRVHTVDATKPSSAVWRDRTAWAITIYMGCQSLIFYTFGAWLPKFLTDERGMSTGAAGAVLAIGQTVGLSCSLLAPIVAGRFAGQRAITLGSLGFSMLGFVGLLTVHGWSALWAGIIMIGPGCGIGLALLFMVLRSNSAAQAGQVSGMSQAVGYVLAAAGPILIGAVHDSTGSWTIAMSVLACAAIPQGIAALRAARAGRMTPDPT; encoded by the coding sequence ATGGCCGCGCTCGACGAATCACCACCGGCGAGCGCAGCCGAACGCCCACTGGATGGCACTGCCGCCCTGATGGCGGCGCTCGGCATCATGCTGGTCGCGGCGAACCTGCGGCCCGCGGTCGTCTCCGTCTCACCGCTGATCGACACCATCTCCGACAGCTTCGGCTTCAGCAGTTCGACGGCGGGCCTGCTGACCACGCTGCCGGTGCTGTTCTTCGGGATCGCCGCGCCGGTGGCTCCACGGCTGGCACACCGCTTCGGCATCGAGCGCACCATCTTCGCCTCCCTCGCGGTGCTCGTGGCGGGGATCGCGCTGCGGCTCGTGCCGTCGGCGGGCGCCCTCTTCGGCGGATCGGTGCTGATCGGGGCGGGCATCGGGGTCTGCAACGTGGTGCTGCCGGCGCTGATCAAGCGCGACTTCGCCCACCGCTCCGGCCTGATGACCGGGCTCTACTCGATGACGTTGTCCGGCGGCGCCGCCGTCGCGGCCGGGCTGACCGTGCCGATCGACCACGCGCTCGGCGGGGACTGGCGGCTGACCCTGGCCGCCTGGGGTCTGCTCGTCGTGGTCTCGATGGTGCAGTGGCTGCCGCAGTTGCGGCGGGTGCACACGGTGGACGCGACCAAGCCGTCCAGCGCCGTCTGGCGGGACCGCACGGCCTGGGCCATCACGATCTACATGGGCTGCCAGTCGCTGATCTTCTACACCTTCGGCGCATGGCTGCCGAAGTTCCTGACCGACGAACGGGGTATGTCGACCGGCGCCGCGGGTGCCGTCCTCGCCATCGGCCAGACCGTCGGCCTGAGCTGCTCGCTGCTCGCGCCGATCGTGGCGGGACGTTTCGCCGGCCAGCGTGCGATCACGTTGGGGTCGCTCGGTTTCAGCATGCTCGGCTTCGTCGGCCTGCTGACCGTCCACGGCTGGTCGGCGCTGTGGGCCGGGATCATCATGATCGGGCCAGGGTGCGGCATCGGGCTCGCGCTGCTGTTCATGGTGCTGCGCAGCAACTCCGCGGCCCAGGCCGGTCAGGTCTCCGGTATGTCGCAGGCCGTGGGCTACGTACTCGCAGCCGCCGGGCCCATCCTGATCGGAGCGGTGCACGACAGCACCGGCTCCTGGACGATCGCGATGTCCGTCCTGGCGTGTGCCGCCATACCGCAGGGGATCGCGGCACTGCGCGCGGCCAGGGCGGGCCGTATGACGCCCGACCCGACCTGA
- a CDS encoding glycosyltransferase, producing the protein MGRQLSHSGHSVLRGNERREKLRWSVVVPAHNCAHFLGETLAEVVEQLGGRDDAEIIVVDDASTEDVEAVVRAVGGGAVRYERNARNLGAVATFNRCIELSRGEIVHILHGDDLVLPGFYVAMEMALEGSPALTAMCRTRHIDGDGATLHETRRYREGTGIWEGAFDAFAVSNRVRAPGMVVRRSAYETFGGFRTDLPHAADWELWTRMASHGPVMFVDEILAGYRKHGGSDTAHRMATGENIRERVTAIGLISGHVPPAQRRSTTRRALVYSFVYAGRSSVEMAKQREWRVAGAQAREAVRCLLRAPGGVPCDPMTDAHGEHASVIRSRAGRSMRV; encoded by the coding sequence ATGGGACGACAGTTGAGTCACAGTGGGCACAGCGTGCTGCGCGGGAATGAACGCCGGGAGAAGCTGCGGTGGTCGGTGGTTGTACCGGCGCATAACTGTGCGCACTTCCTCGGCGAGACGCTCGCCGAGGTGGTCGAGCAGCTCGGTGGCCGCGACGACGCGGAGATCATCGTCGTGGACGACGCGTCCACCGAGGACGTCGAGGCCGTGGTGCGTGCCGTCGGCGGCGGTGCGGTGCGTTACGAACGCAATGCCCGCAACCTGGGCGCGGTCGCGACCTTCAACCGCTGCATCGAGCTGTCACGTGGGGAGATCGTGCACATCCTGCACGGCGACGACCTCGTGCTGCCCGGCTTCTACGTCGCGATGGAGATGGCCCTGGAAGGCAGCCCCGCGCTGACCGCGATGTGCCGCACGCGGCACATCGACGGCGACGGGGCGACCCTGCACGAGACCCGCCGCTACCGGGAAGGGACCGGCATCTGGGAGGGCGCCTTCGACGCGTTCGCGGTGTCCAACCGGGTGCGTGCTCCCGGCATGGTCGTGCGACGTTCGGCATACGAGACCTTCGGCGGCTTCCGCACCGACCTGCCGCACGCCGCGGACTGGGAGCTGTGGACCCGGATGGCGTCGCACGGGCCGGTGATGTTCGTGGACGAGATCCTCGCCGGCTACCGCAAGCACGGCGGGTCCGACACGGCACACCGGATGGCGACCGGCGAGAACATCCGCGAGCGGGTCACCGCGATCGGTCTGATCAGTGGCCACGTCCCGCCGGCACAGCGCAGGTCGACGACGCGCAGGGCGCTGGTCTACTCCTTCGTGTATGCCGGGCGCAGCAGCGTCGAGATGGCGAAACAGCGCGAGTGGCGGGTGGCCGGAGCGCAGGCACGTGAAGCGGTGCGCTGCCTGCTGCGTGCGCCCGGTGGAGTGCCGTGCGACCCGATGACCGACGCCCACGGCGAGCACGCGTCCGTCATACGGTCCCGGGCAGGGCGATCCATGCGGGTTTGA
- a CDS encoding phosphotransferase enzyme family protein: MTRTPHLTMLWEQHDPAVQLRDRFGFPDAAAAGDWVARSVERHWGVRVEACERITMSSRNALAALRTPLGPLIAKWSVASDVFPRLSALATLTSWLERQRLPVSAPVAAVDGRLQVELDGTSIGLQRRIDGDLLDTADPAQLRAAGAVLARLHRALAAYPDAGRVADLVPHPKTPGTSIAGWLADAPGHLPDPACDVLRRLLSSAPGMTLPGQLVHGDIRSANVLCAESGVAAVLDFEEMRWDRPVVELARSAVLLGTRFRDWGPVGTDVHTALLEGYCSERPLDGVETHWWRVLVLWYSLLMIPDGPDPTGWRAAALRLSGAAPAALP; encoded by the coding sequence ATGACCCGAACACCGCACCTGACCATGCTGTGGGAGCAGCACGACCCCGCGGTCCAGCTACGGGACCGGTTCGGTTTCCCCGATGCCGCCGCGGCCGGGGACTGGGTCGCCCGGTCGGTCGAGAGGCACTGGGGCGTCCGGGTCGAAGCGTGCGAGCGCATCACGATGAGCTCCCGGAACGCGCTCGCCGCGCTCCGGACACCGCTCGGCCCGCTGATCGCGAAGTGGTCGGTCGCATCCGACGTCTTCCCACGCCTCAGCGCACTCGCCACGCTCACGTCGTGGCTCGAGAGGCAGCGACTTCCGGTCTCGGCACCGGTCGCCGCTGTGGACGGCCGGCTCCAGGTGGAGCTCGACGGCACCTCGATCGGGTTGCAACGACGGATCGACGGGGACCTGCTGGACACCGCCGATCCCGCGCAGCTCCGGGCCGCCGGCGCCGTCCTGGCACGGCTGCACCGTGCGCTCGCGGCCTACCCGGACGCAGGTCGGGTGGCGGATCTGGTGCCGCACCCGAAAACACCGGGCACCTCCATCGCGGGCTGGCTGGCGGACGCACCCGGCCATCTTCCCGACCCGGCGTGCGACGTGCTGCGACGCCTGCTGTCGTCGGCTCCCGGGATGACGCTTCCCGGCCAGCTGGTGCACGGCGACATCCGGTCGGCCAACGTCCTGTGTGCCGAGTCCGGCGTCGCGGCGGTCCTCGACTTCGAGGAGATGCGCTGGGATCGGCCGGTCGTCGAACTGGCGCGCTCCGCCGTCCTGCTCGGCACCCGTTTCCGGGACTGGGGTCCGGTGGGCACCGACGTGCACACCGCCCTGCTCGAGGGCTACTGCTCGGAACGGCCGCTGGACGGGGTCGAAACCCACTGGTGGCGCGTTCTCGTCCTCTGGTACTCGTTGCTGATGATCCCGGACGGCCCGGACCCGACCGGCTGGCGCGCGGCGGCACTCCGGCTGAGCGGCGCCGCGCCCGCTGCCCTGCCGTGA
- a CDS encoding aminotransferase class I/II-fold pyridoxal phosphate-dependent enzyme, whose amino-acid sequence MSNTRPLHELSADELAVFRKEQQAAYDTLKAGGLKLDLTRGKPSAEQLDLSNGLLDLPTTYRDAAGTDTRNYGGLYGLTGLRQIFADVLRVEPEQVIAGGNSSLTLMKDVLTDLLLFGAVDSTRPWVQEEKRRFICPVPGYDRHFLLTETLGFELVTVPMREDGPDADAIAQLVADDPTIKGMWMVPTYANPTGDVCSQEVAAKLASMPTAAPDFKILWDNAYAVHHLTPQETKSADILSLAAASGNPHRPVMFASTSKITFAGAGVAFLAASKEQIEWFVKYLGVGSIGPDKVNQLRHIEFFGDAEGVLAHMAKHREILAPKFAEVQRILSEQLGGLGVAKWTDPIGGYFVSVDVVPGTASRVVQLAKEAGIALTGAGAAFPHGNDPDDTNLRLAPSFPVLEEVTAAMEAVATCILLAAAEKLAG is encoded by the coding sequence GTGTCCAACACACGCCCGCTGCACGAGCTGTCCGCCGACGAACTCGCTGTCTTCCGCAAGGAGCAGCAGGCGGCATACGACACGTTGAAGGCCGGGGGGCTCAAGCTCGATCTCACGCGTGGGAAGCCGTCGGCGGAGCAGCTCGACCTGTCCAACGGGCTGCTCGACCTGCCGACGACCTACCGGGACGCGGCCGGCACCGACACCCGCAACTACGGCGGCCTCTACGGCCTCACCGGGTTGCGGCAGATCTTCGCCGACGTGCTGCGGGTGGAGCCCGAGCAGGTCATCGCCGGCGGCAACTCCAGCCTCACGCTGATGAAGGACGTCCTGACCGACCTGTTGCTCTTCGGCGCCGTCGACTCGACCCGTCCCTGGGTCCAGGAGGAGAAGCGTCGCTTCATCTGCCCCGTCCCCGGCTACGACCGGCACTTCCTGCTCACCGAGACCCTCGGTTTCGAGCTGGTGACCGTTCCGATGCGCGAGGACGGCCCGGACGCCGACGCCATCGCGCAGCTGGTCGCCGACGACCCGACGATCAAGGGCATGTGGATGGTGCCCACCTACGCCAACCCCACCGGGGACGTGTGCAGCCAGGAGGTCGCCGCCAAGCTGGCGTCGATGCCGACCGCGGCGCCCGACTTCAAGATCCTGTGGGACAACGCGTATGCCGTGCACCACCTGACTCCGCAGGAGACCAAGAGCGCCGACATCCTGTCGCTGGCCGCCGCGTCCGGCAACCCGCACCGCCCGGTCATGTTCGCGTCGACCTCGAAGATCACCTTCGCGGGTGCCGGCGTCGCGTTCCTGGCGGCGTCCAAGGAACAGATCGAGTGGTTCGTGAAGTACCTGGGCGTCGGGTCGATCGGCCCGGACAAGGTCAACCAGTTGCGGCACATCGAGTTCTTCGGTGACGCCGAGGGTGTCCTGGCGCACATGGCCAAGCACCGCGAGATCCTGGCGCCGAAGTTCGCCGAGGTGCAGCGCATCCTGAGCGAGCAGCTCGGCGGCCTCGGTGTCGCGAAGTGGACCGACCCGATCGGCGGCTACTTCGTCAGCGTCGACGTCGTGCCCGGCACCGCCTCCCGGGTGGTGCAGCTGGCCAAGGAGGCCGGCATCGCCCTCACCGGGGCGGGCGCCGCCTTCCCGCACGGCAACGATCCGGACGACACCAACCTGCGGCTCGCCCCGTCGTTTCCCGTGCTGGAGGAGGTCACGGCAGCGATGGAGGCGGTGGCCACCTGCATCCTGCTGGCCGCGGCCGAGAAACTCGCGGGATAA
- a CDS encoding helix-turn-helix transcriptional regulator, which produces MSSTATQADVFGRYVGVLAETLDDHETSPAQLAQRLYTSRFHLDRIVSAVGGESPGALRRRLLLERAAYRLITTRSRILDVGVEAGYGSHEAFTRAFARHFNVTPREFRCQPTGFKIPADNGVHFQPPGGLRLPGRGGVSAMELLTKMIDHHIWLTGEFVERASRLTDEQLDERIDYGLDDDPDEMTLRRLLSRLVGQMGMWNAALADREYDWDIEQHETVTSLRSRLAEEGPRFADNVRHAIEHDELDDTFVDATCEQAEVFTYGGMIAHVLTFAAHRRTLVALALDKHGITDLGWGDPMRWVAERA; this is translated from the coding sequence ATGAGCAGCACAGCGACCCAGGCCGACGTCTTCGGGCGGTATGTCGGTGTGCTCGCGGAGACCCTCGACGACCACGAGACGTCACCCGCGCAGCTGGCGCAACGGCTCTACACCTCGCGGTTCCACCTGGACCGCATCGTCTCGGCGGTCGGTGGGGAGTCGCCCGGGGCGCTGCGCCGGCGACTGTTGCTGGAACGAGCGGCGTACCGGCTCATCACGACCCGGTCGCGGATCCTGGACGTCGGCGTCGAGGCCGGCTACGGATCACACGAAGCGTTCACGCGTGCCTTCGCGCGTCATTTCAACGTCACACCACGCGAATTCCGCTGCCAACCGACAGGTTTCAAGATCCCGGCGGACAACGGCGTTCATTTTCAACCACCCGGCGGGCTACGGCTGCCGGGACGAGGAGGCGTCAGCGCCATGGAACTACTCACCAAGATGATCGACCACCACATCTGGCTGACCGGCGAATTCGTCGAACGCGCAAGTCGATTGACCGACGAGCAGCTGGACGAGCGGATCGACTACGGCCTGGACGACGACCCCGACGAGATGACCCTGCGCCGGTTGCTGTCCCGGCTCGTCGGGCAGATGGGCATGTGGAACGCCGCGCTCGCAGACCGCGAATACGACTGGGACATCGAGCAGCACGAGACGGTCACCTCGTTGCGGTCCCGCCTCGCCGAGGAGGGACCGCGCTTCGCCGACAACGTCCGGCACGCGATCGAGCACGACGAACTCGACGACACCTTCGTGGATGCGACGTGTGAGCAGGCGGAGGTCTTCACGTACGGCGGGATGATCGCCCACGTGCTGACCTTCGCCGCGCACCGGCGCACCCTGGTCGCGCTCGCGCTCGACAAGCACGGCATCACCGATCTCGGCTGGGGCGACCCGATGCGCTGGGTCGCCGAACGCGCTTGA
- a CDS encoding ABC transporter permease, producing the protein MNSAILRLGMRSLFGRARVWLMIAMPVIMLALATLIRATSEGTMDDSGAEGFLRVFGIGIVVPVVALVATTTLINSEFDDGSIIYLLTKPVSRLTIISSKAVVVLAAGIVFAAVPMLLAGFLLVGGSSHVAVAAFAGGVVSTVAYVGIFTVLATTMKRSIVGCLLFWLLWESTISSLLSPVKWLSARAWGTAVIQHLATALGDGKPGVPLLYAVLGAVVAFAVGIALAGQRLASMTISEE; encoded by the coding sequence ATGAACAGCGCCATCCTGCGCCTCGGGATGCGCTCCCTCTTCGGGCGTGCCCGCGTCTGGCTGATGATCGCGATGCCGGTGATCATGCTCGCGCTCGCGACCCTCATCCGCGCCACGTCGGAGGGCACCATGGACGACTCGGGCGCCGAGGGCTTCCTGCGGGTGTTCGGCATCGGGATCGTCGTACCCGTGGTCGCGCTCGTCGCAACCACGACACTGATCAACTCGGAGTTCGACGACGGCTCGATCATCTACCTGCTGACCAAGCCCGTCTCCCGGCTGACCATCATCTCCAGCAAGGCCGTGGTCGTGCTGGCAGCGGGCATCGTCTTCGCGGCCGTGCCGATGTTGCTCGCCGGGTTCCTGCTGGTCGGCGGCTCCTCGCACGTCGCCGTCGCGGCGTTCGCGGGCGGGGTCGTCTCGACCGTCGCCTACGTCGGCATCTTCACCGTGCTCGCCACCACCATGAAACGCAGCATCGTCGGCTGCCTGCTGTTCTGGCTGCTCTGGGAGTCGACGATCTCGTCGCTGCTGTCGCCGGTGAAATGGCTGTCCGCACGGGCGTGGGGCACCGCCGTCATACAACATCTGGCGACCGCCCTCGGTGACGGCAAACCCGGGGTGCCGTTGCTGTATGCCGTGCTCGGCGCCGTCGTGGCCTTCGCCGTCGGCATCGCACTGGCCGGGCAGCGGCTCGCCTCGATGACGATCTCGGAGGAGTAG
- the glf gene encoding UDP-galactopyranose mutase: MQIGIAGAGFSGAVVARELAEAGHRVVVHDTRGHVAGNCHTERDAATGIMIHRYGPHIFHTGNERVWRYVNRFGTMQPYHHRVFSTVGSRVYSLPVNLLTINQLFGTALTPAQAQEFIGEQSDGTIVEPQNFEEQALKMMGRKLYEAFFHGYTCKQWGLDPTEIPASVLRRLPLRFNYQDSYFAHPHQAIPRDGYTALVEAILDHPGIEVRLSTPYTEAEHDRFDHTIWTGPLDAWFDHRFGRLGYRTLDFEEIRGTGDYQGCAVMNYGDVDVPFTRISEHKHFAPWEEHEDTVCFREFSRLAEGDDIPYYPIRMARDKTLLNRYLDEAGRAPRVTFLGRLGTYRYLDMDVTIADALHAADELTAAISAGRALPALLQD, encoded by the coding sequence ATGCAGATCGGAATCGCCGGCGCCGGGTTCTCGGGCGCCGTTGTCGCCCGCGAACTGGCCGAGGCCGGGCACCGAGTGGTCGTCCACGACACCCGCGGCCACGTCGCGGGCAACTGCCACACCGAGCGGGACGCCGCGACCGGCATCATGATCCACCGCTACGGCCCGCACATCTTCCACACCGGCAACGAGCGGGTATGGCGCTATGTCAACCGATTCGGCACGATGCAGCCCTACCACCACCGGGTGTTCAGCACCGTCGGCAGCCGGGTCTACTCGCTGCCGGTCAACCTGCTGACGATCAACCAGCTGTTCGGCACCGCGCTCACCCCGGCGCAGGCACAGGAGTTCATCGGCGAGCAGTCCGACGGCACGATCGTCGAGCCGCAGAACTTCGAGGAGCAGGCGCTGAAGATGATGGGGCGCAAGCTCTACGAGGCGTTCTTCCACGGATACACCTGCAAACAATGGGGATTGGACCCGACCGAAATCCCGGCATCGGTGTTGCGCCGGCTGCCGCTGCGGTTCAACTACCAGGACTCGTACTTCGCGCACCCGCACCAGGCGATCCCGCGGGACGGTTACACGGCGCTGGTCGAAGCCATCCTGGACCACCCGGGGATCGAGGTACGACTGAGCACGCCATACACCGAGGCGGAGCACGACCGCTTCGACCACACCATCTGGACGGGCCCGCTCGATGCGTGGTTCGACCACCGGTTCGGCCGGCTCGGCTACCGGACGCTGGACTTCGAGGAGATCCGCGGCACCGGCGACTACCAGGGCTGCGCGGTGATGAACTACGGCGACGTCGACGTCCCGTTCACCCGCATCTCCGAGCACAAGCACTTCGCGCCGTGGGAGGAGCACGAGGACACCGTGTGTTTCCGCGAGTTCTCCCGGCTGGCGGAGGGCGATGACATCCCCTACTACCCGATCCGGATGGCGCGGGACAAGACGTTGCTGAACCGCTACCTCGACGAGGCCGGGCGTGCGCCGCGTGTCACGTTCCTCGGGCGGCTCGGCACCTACCGGTACCTCGACATGGATGTCACCATCGCCGATGCGCTGCACGCGGCCGACGAGCTCACCGCCGCGATCAGCGCAGGGCGGGCGCTTCCTGCGCTGCTGCAGGACTGA
- a CDS encoding pyruvate, phosphate dikinase/phosphoenolpyruvate synthase regulator produces the protein MDFPAETPATPVFFVAGGTGISAETLGNMMLQQFPSVRFVREKLPFIKTSEQAHDAVAQMDAAKTEVVTPLVFSTVAVEEIREILSGTQCAFIDLFGSHLDMVERVLHVNAAHNASSAHGVRDVGEYDARMKAVEFAIEHDDGQSLRQLERADLIITAPSRCGKTPTTMYLALQYGLRVANYPLVEEDFETGGLPRPIAPYVDKCYGLLSTAHRLSQVRSERRPGSSYATLAQCTYELRRAEAMFRAHRIPYINSAAMSVEEMAATIMQTLKLSAGRTTRAGAR, from the coding sequence GTGGATTTCCCGGCTGAAACGCCTGCGACACCGGTCTTCTTCGTGGCCGGTGGTACGGGGATTTCTGCGGAAACCCTCGGCAACATGATGCTGCAGCAGTTTCCCAGCGTCCGTTTCGTGCGCGAGAAGCTGCCGTTCATCAAGACGTCCGAGCAGGCGCACGACGCCGTTGCCCAGATGGACGCGGCCAAGACCGAGGTCGTCACCCCGCTGGTGTTCTCCACCGTCGCGGTGGAGGAGATCCGCGAGATCCTGTCCGGCACCCAGTGCGCCTTCATCGACCTGTTCGGGTCGCACCTGGACATGGTGGAGCGGGTGTTGCACGTCAACGCCGCGCACAACGCCAGCAGTGCCCACGGGGTGCGGGACGTCGGGGAGTACGACGCCCGGATGAAGGCCGTCGAGTTCGCGATCGAGCACGACGACGGCCAGAGCCTGCGCCAGCTCGAGCGTGCGGATCTGATCATCACCGCACCCTCGCGCTGCGGTAAGACACCCACCACGATGTACCTCGCGCTGCAGTACGGCCTGCGGGTGGCCAACTACCCGCTGGTCGAGGAGGACTTCGAGACCGGTGGACTGCCGCGGCCCATCGCGCCGTATGTCGACAAGTGCTACGGCCTGCTCTCGACCGCGCACCGCCTGAGCCAGGTCCGTTCCGAGCGGCGACCCGGGTCGTCCTACGCGACGCTGGCGCAGTGCACCTACGAATTGCGACGTGCCGAGGCGATGTTCCGCGCACACCGCATCCCTTACATCAACTCCGCTGCCATGTCGGTGGAGGAGATGGCTGCGACGATCATGCAGACCCTCAAACTGAGCGCCGGACGCACGACGCGCGCTGGAGCACGATGA
- the ppsA gene encoding phosphoenolpyruvate synthase — protein MTNIEWFADLGMNDVETVGGKNASLGEMVQHLSKAGVSVPTGFATTADAYRRFLNDTGLKDQIDTLLDGLDVDDVQELARVGAKIRGDIEEQTFPADLEADIRAAYEKLTAEQGEDATFAVRSSATAEDLPDASFAGQQETFLNISGIDNVLHAIKLVFASLYNDRAIAYRVHAGYDHSLVALSAGVQRMVRSDIGSSGVMFTMDTESGFRDAVFVTSSYGLGEAVVQGAVNPDEFYVYKPALKAGRPAILKRGVGSKATKMVYTGDSTVGETIHFVPVEPEDQARLSLTDDEVTELATHALAIEEHYGRPMDIEWGKDGVDGKLYILQARPETVQSRANTSTLQRFVLKERGPIVVEGRAIGQKIGAGAVRTLTSIDAMHEFQPGEVLVADMTDPDWEPIMKRASAIVTNRGGRTCHAAIIARELGIPAVVGTGSATTDLADGQQVTVSCAEGDTGFVYEGAREFDVNETALDEMPDLPVKIMMNVGTPDQAFEFSRLPNKGIGLARLEFIINRQIGIHPRALLELDDQDPDLQEHIRALIAAYDSPREFFVKRVAEGVSTLAAAFAPEPVIVRMSDFKSNEYAGMLGGDRYEPHEENPMIGYRGASRYLSKDFEDCFAMECEALRYVREDMGLTNVKVMIPFVRTLEEAEGVIALLAKHGLKRGENDLQVVMMCEVPSNAVIADKFLDHFDGFSIGSNDMTQLTLGLDRDSGLVAAGFDERNPAVKAMLEMAIKACRDRGKYVGICGQGPSDHPDLAEWLLDQGIESMSLNPDTVVETWLRLAKHGAEAGA, from the coding sequence ATGACGAACATCGAGTGGTTCGCCGATCTCGGCATGAACGACGTCGAGACCGTGGGTGGCAAGAACGCCTCGCTCGGTGAGATGGTGCAGCACCTGTCGAAGGCGGGGGTGAGTGTGCCGACCGGGTTCGCAACCACGGCGGACGCGTACCGGCGCTTCCTGAACGACACGGGGCTGAAGGACCAGATCGACACATTGCTCGACGGCCTGGATGTGGACGACGTGCAGGAGCTGGCCCGGGTCGGCGCCAAGATCCGTGGTGACATCGAGGAGCAGACCTTCCCGGCCGACCTCGAGGCCGACATCCGTGCGGCGTACGAGAAACTCACCGCCGAGCAGGGCGAGGACGCGACCTTCGCGGTGCGCTCCAGCGCGACCGCCGAGGACCTGCCGGACGCGTCGTTCGCCGGCCAGCAGGAGACCTTCCTGAACATCAGCGGCATCGACAACGTGCTGCACGCCATCAAGCTCGTCTTCGCCTCGCTCTACAACGACCGGGCGATCGCCTACCGGGTGCACGCGGGCTACGACCACTCGCTGGTCGCGCTGTCCGCCGGTGTCCAGCGGATGGTGCGCTCGGACATCGGCTCGTCCGGCGTGATGTTCACCATGGACACCGAATCCGGTTTCCGCGACGCGGTTTTCGTCACCTCCAGCTACGGCCTGGGTGAGGCCGTCGTGCAGGGCGCGGTCAACCCGGACGAGTTCTACGTCTACAAGCCGGCGCTCAAGGCCGGTCGTCCCGCGATCCTCAAGCGTGGCGTCGGGTCCAAGGCGACCAAGATGGTCTACACCGGTGACTCGACAGTGGGGGAGACCATCCACTTCGTGCCCGTCGAGCCGGAGGACCAGGCCCGCCTGTCGCTGACCGACGACGAGGTCACCGAGCTGGCCACGCACGCGCTCGCCATCGAGGAGCACTACGGCCGCCCGATGGACATCGAGTGGGGCAAGGACGGGGTCGACGGCAAGCTCTACATCCTGCAGGCCCGCCCGGAGACGGTGCAGTCGCGGGCCAACACCTCGACCCTGCAGCGGTTCGTCCTCAAGGAGCGCGGCCCGATCGTCGTCGAGGGCCGCGCGATCGGTCAGAAGATCGGCGCGGGCGCGGTCCGCACCCTCACCTCGATCGACGCGATGCACGAGTTCCAGCCCGGTGAGGTGCTGGTCGCCGACATGACCGACCCCGACTGGGAGCCGATCATGAAACGGGCGTCGGCCATCGTCACCAACCGCGGCGGCCGCACCTGCCACGCGGCGATCATCGCGCGTGAGCTCGGCATACCGGCCGTGGTCGGCACCGGCTCGGCGACGACGGACCTGGCCGACGGGCAGCAGGTCACGGTGTCCTGCGCCGAGGGCGACACGGGGTTCGTGTACGAGGGCGCCCGCGAGTTCGACGTCAACGAGACCGCGCTGGACGAGATGCCCGACCTGCCCGTCAAGATCATGATGAACGTCGGCACACCGGACCAGGCGTTCGAGTTCAGCCGGCTGCCCAACAAGGGGATCGGCCTGGCCCGGCTGGAGTTCATCATCAACCGGCAGATCGGCATCCACCCGCGCGCGTTGCTGGAGCTGGACGACCAGGACCCGGACCTGCAGGAGCACATCCGCGCACTGATCGCGGCATACGACAGCCCCCGGGAGTTCTTCGTCAAGCGTGTCGCCGAGGGTGTCTCGACGCTCGCCGCGGCGTTCGCACCGGAACCGGTCATCGTGCGCATGTCGGACTTCAAGTCCAACGAGTACGCCGGGATGCTCGGCGGCGACCGCTACGAGCCGCACGAGGAGAACCCGATGATCGGGTACCGCGGCGCATCCCGTTACCTGTCCAAGGATTTCGAGGACTGCTTCGCGATGGAGTGTGAGGCGCTGCGGTACGTCCGCGAGGACATGGGGCTGACCAACGTGAAGGTGATGATCCCCTTCGTGCGCACCCTCGAAGAGGCCGAAGGTGTCATAGCGCTGCTCGCCAAGCACGGCCTGAAGCGCGGTGAGAACGACCTGCAGGTCGTCATGATGTGCGAGGTGCCGTCCAACGCCGTCATCGCGGACAAGTTCCTCGACCACTTCGACGGCTTCTCGATCGGCTCCAACGACATGACGCAGCTGACACTGGGCCTGGACCGTGACTCCGGGCTGGTCGCGGCCGGTTTCGACGAGCGCAACCCGGCGGTCAAGGCGATGCTCGAGATGGCGATCAAGGCGTGCCGCGACCGCGGCAAGTACGTCGGCATCTGCGGCCAGGGCCCCTCGGACCACCCGGACCTCGCCGAGTGGCTGCTGGACCAGGGCATCGAGTCCATGTCGCTCAACCCCGACACCGTCGTCGAGACCTGGCTGCGGCTGGCGAAGCACGGTGCGGAAGCCGGCGCCTGA